CGCGCCCGTGTAGCCGCCCTCGAGTCGCTCGAGCACGTCCTCGTCGACGCCCGCGTTCCGTGCTCGTTCGTACCAGTGAGTGAGGTCCGTGTCGTCGGGAACTGCCATTCGGTGGTCGCCCGCGATGGCGTCCGGACCGACGTGGAGGGCTGCGAGGTCGTCGCCGAGTCGGGACTCGAGTTCGTCGACGATCCGTGCGGTCGTGTAGAATTCGCGCCAGGCCGGTTCCGGTTTTCGATGGAGATCTCGGCGCAACGAAACGAGGTCGTCTGCAGTCATATTTTGTCCTCAGCGGGAACGGTAAAAAGCCCTGCTGCTGATTTCAGGTGAAACGGACCGCCGACCCGGGTCGTCGGTGTCGTCGTGTGGCTATTCCTCGCCGGCGATCGCGTCGACGAACTCGTCGATACTACTGTCGATCGTGGTCACGGGCTTGCCCTCGGAGACGACGAAGAGAGATCGCGACAGAGATCCGCAATCGGAACTGCGTCCTTGAGCCGGCCTCAGTTCCCGCGACCCGCGCCGTGGATCTGTTCGACTTCGGCCTCGATGTGGACCGAGTCGGGGAAACTCTGCGAGGCGATGTTGCGCGCGAGGCTGTCGTGGCCGTGAATCTCGAGTTCGCGGGTGAAGACGGTGTACTCCCACGAGGAGAACTGTCGGTCGTCGTCGGCGTGGAGTCGACAGCGCTGGGGGACGGAGAGCTTCTCCGGCGGGTGAGAGTGGGGCCCTTTCAGCGCTGCCCCCTTTCGTTCGGCGTTGGCTTTGATGTCCTCGACGATACCATCGAGCGCGGCGCGATCGCCGCTCTGGAGCGTGAGACGGGTGACGAAGGTCATGGCTGGTGGTGTCGAATACGTCCACGGTGTGCGCGTAAAAGCCTGCTGAGATACGCCGATACCTCTCACTGTCAGTAAACGACTGCAGCCGATTGGCCGACGACAGCGCGAAAACCGGAGTCGGAATCAGTGTACGTTGGACGAACAGTCCGATATTCTCTTAACGTCGCATCTATTAGTCCACTTAATGGCAGTCGAAGCTACGAGCGCAGGCGCGATCCTCTTCCGCGATACGCGGGGCCGGCGCGAGTATCTTCTACTCAAGAGCCGCCCAGGCGATTGGGAGTTTCCCAAGGGCGGTGTCGAAGGAGATGAAGAGCTACAACAGACGGCGATCCGCGAAGTAACGGAAGAGGCAGGTATCGAACAGTTCAGACTACTCGACGGCTTCCGCAAGGACTACGACTACGTCTTCGAGGCGAACGGCAAGACGATCCACAAGACCGTTCACCTCTTCATCGCGAAGTCGTTCGAGGCCAGCGCGGAACTGTCCAACGAGCATCGCGACCTCCAGTGGCGCGATTACGAGCAGGCGATCAACACCGTCACGCAGGACGGCCCCCGAGAGATCCTCGAGGACGCCCACGAGTTCTTAGACGAACGCGAGGAGGAAGAAGACGAGGAATAGTCCCCTCACATACCTCCCGAAGCGATCAGCGGCGGCGCGTTCTCTCTGACGACCGTCGCTAGCTGCTGTTCATCGGTTGTTCCTCCAGTGACGACTCTCGTGGCAGGTCCCGTCCGTGAACCGACTTCGGATCAGGACTCGTGACCGTTCCTCACACTGCTGTAAAATACGCAGTTGGTAGCCGTAATCAGAACAGTATCGAACGTTATATTAACAAAAATATGATTTGTCAGACACAAGAACTTATATCCTCGACTGAGTTCTCGGCGTGTGGTGGAACTAATATGTTAGAAGACGGACTGTCGTATCCGGTTCGAGGCGACTGGGTCGGACGAATACTCATCGGTGGCGTGCTCGGATTCCTCTCCGTTCTGCTGTTCCCCGTATTCCTCCTGATGGGATACTGGGTACGAGTGCTCGAGAAGACGGTTGCGGGAGACGACGAACCACCGGAGTTCGACGAGTGGGGAGACCTCTTCGTGAAGGGAGTGATCGGGACGGTGATCGG
This portion of the Natrinema salinisoli genome encodes:
- a CDS encoding bis(5'-nucleosyl)-tetraphosphatase, with the translated sequence MAVEATSAGAILFRDTRGRREYLLLKSRPGDWEFPKGGVEGDEELQQTAIREVTEEAGIEQFRLLDGFRKDYDYVFEANGKTIHKTVHLFIAKSFEASAELSNEHRDLQWRDYEQAINTVTQDGPREILEDAHEFLDEREEEEDEE
- a CDS encoding uS10/mL48 family ribosomal protein, with protein sequence MTFVTRLTLQSGDRAALDGIVEDIKANAERKGAALKGPHSHPPEKLSVPQRCRLHADDDRQFSSWEYTVFTRELEIHGHDSLARNIASQSFPDSVHIEAEVEQIHGAGRGN